The sequence below is a genomic window from Bombus fervidus isolate BK054 chromosome 2, iyBomFerv1, whole genome shotgun sequence.
ATCGTTTCCCAGCACAAACGACGAAGCTTTTTCTGATTCGGTGAAGAGGCtagtagaaaaaatattcaagtataaaagatataaatttaagattaaacgataatatttttaaaagtatagTATACAAATTATACTTTGTTTATACTTGTATTCTGTGTAATTGTTGTGCAAATCTTTTCAAAACATTTTGTGACGTAGTCCTTTTCTGAGAGAGGTATTACACCTTCATGTAACGTTGTCGAGGAACGATCGATAGTAGAAATTTTATCAGTACTTTCTATCCTAGATTCTCTATTAAATGTAATCGTGTTCATCGAATATTCAGTGTTTGTATTCAATGTTGTAATCACAGAATACTCAGATGTATCATTTATTTGTGATGACACGGATGATAATGTGATAAATTCTTCTGTCTTCGTGGGAAAAGTTTCATTGTAATCTTCAGTAATGATACTAGAAATAGTATTTGTACTTGtacttatattataatctCTTTCTTCAATTGTTTCGCTATAAGCTGTAGATTCGTTAAAGAAAATACTAGTCATAGAAGAACTATCAGTTTCTTCagtgaaatttgtaaaagaaatttctgtGAGATTTTCGAAGATAGTGAAAATGGTGGTTGCTTCAAATGTATCATTTTGTTCAAACATTTGCGTTGTAAAATTTGTCTCTTCAGTTATATTTTCGGTGGAGATGGATGCAGATTTGTTCAGTTCGTTTGATGTAATATCGTCGTAATTATCGTATGTGTAATCCAGAGAAGAATAATCTCCGACATTGTATATTTCTTCCAGGGATTTTTCATCGAGTATCGGGTTCAGATACAGGCTCGCGGGTAAGAATGAAAACGGTGGCAGTGCtaaattattcgatataaagaaattgttaatgtatatttatgtgACAACTAAACGAATTAAGACAGAAGAagacaaaagaagaaatatagaGACTATAAGATTCTGTCCATTAATGTAGCTGCAGTCGAGCTCCTTTATctagaatgaaaaattatgtaaaatattaatgatgATAAAGACATACTTGTTTCGGGAAGTTCACTTCTATACTGCATTGCAGTGACATTGTTTGCCAAGATTAAACTTAAGGATGCTAATGTCACGACCTGTTGTGATTTCTTCATACTATCATCACATTCAATAGATATGTATTTGCAGTTCTTAATTGTTTCCTGAACATATTCTAAATCTTGCTTCTGTAACATCAACAAACTAGATATCTTCTTGAACctcataattcaataaacatatcattatatagATACAGTTCACTTGCCATTGAATTGATCTTCTCAAACAATGCGAATATTagtgaataaaaattcaataaattgaGAACCATTATTCTGCGAAAAGTCAATTCAATCATCaaattagtaattataaaatttgaaactaagATTCCTAATAGATGTAtcagaaaaaaattgtttataatacTCACCGTGCAAGCTGCAAACGCAGCTGTTTCCTAGGATGATAGCTCTCCAGTAGTCCCAATATCTCAAAGATCGACGGGAACACGTACGTGATCAGGGACAAtacgaccgtaatttcgttttgACGCCACCAATTGGTCTGTTCGAGTTGCTCAGAACTTCGTACGACCATCTTTACCACGGCATACGCTGACAATCCAAATAATGCAATCACAGATGTGTTTACAAAGATCCTCATTGATATAATCCTCCAACTAAAATTTTCCAAAGCATTAAATTTATGAggcaaaataatacaattacaGGGATCCACTAATTTAATAGAAGTGAGAATAAATGTAAGTAAATGAATTATTTGCATTAATATTGCAGGTATTTGCAAATGTAAACTAGaataagttttataaaaatgaaaataatatagaaaaagatatgtataatGAAGGAATAactgattttataaaaaaagaagatattgtaaaataaagcaGTAGATATTTCTTCGAGTAATCTTACttccttttatctttttctttttcagctTCCTCCAACAAAGCTTCTTTAAATCCAAGAACGATGCTCGCCGTCCTATTGTGCGCAGTTTCAGTATTTCCAATCATGAAGTCCCATCCAGTGAATAACTTCCAAGAAAACACGCACTCGTCGTCTTTCTCCGTGAGTTTGCTCAATCGTGAATTTTTTGCCATTCTAAGAAAACCgtcaatataattttttgtagagaattaaaaatttgatttgtaGATAACCGTACTTGCGTAATATGGCGACGAAACTGTAGATATAAATGACCAAATTGGTGACAAAATAAGCTAGAGGTAATCTGTAACCGCTTCCAGAATCTTGATTCGTGTACCAGCCATAAAAGAACGGTGAGTACCTTAAGATCCCCTCGAATTCCCACAGAGTTAATAAGTGCTTTGATTTTATCTTCTCCTCATTGAGCATTATCTTCCGCTCCCCTGCTGCTGCCCGGTCTGCTATGAGAATCTGTCGCGAAGAATATCTGACAAAATTTGAGCGGCTACTTTTCTTCGTAATAGGATTTCAACTtccttcaatttttcaaatccaAGTTTTCAAGTGCAATAAAAAGTTGATTGATAAAAAGTTGAAACTTGAGTGATTTAAAAATGAtggaattataataatactcTCCTTTAAATTATAATGGAATGTCATACAAATTATAtcacatatttttcaaatgatCTCGAATAATCtccaataataattatttagttaATAGTAACTATTATATTACCATACCTCAGGAATGGCTACAAAAGCAGTAAGAATAACTGTCATGACAAGATTAATCCAAAACAACCAGCGAAGAAAGGTAAAATATGAAGCCACTGCTGAACCAAAATGTGATTCGATTTCCTTTATACGAAGTTCCCATGGCACCAACCATGTTTGAAGATTAACCATCTCTCTCCGACAGTATTGCCATTTCTACAAATTAAACGCTGTCAATAGAAAAGATCTATATGTACCAAcagcttttttaaattattacctTGGTAATGAACAGGGAAATCCGAGCAATAACGTCTTTCGTGCTGCGAGTGTGAGCCAGTCTTTCCTGAAGAACTCCCTCATGTCTTCTAACATAGGATTTTGCTTGTCGtactaatttaatttttcggCAAAGTGGCCAAGCTTGTTGCTTCACTCCACTCAACACTTCTTTGTGCATtttcaacttttcaaatatctGTTCTTGACTTCCGCTTTCTTCAATGGAGATCACCGTTCTGTACAGGTTTACACGGATActatctttatttctttccatATTAATCATCATTTAACATTctttatatgtttattttaaatatttttagtattttaatgtattatatagtatttaatacttgtaatatttccatactttctatttcttttattcaaattatttagtttttaataatcactttttaatttttacaggGATAATTCTTATAATCGATAAACTTAACTATTGAAAGTAATATACTAACTCTCCAGAACTTATAGTGTAAACGGAAGATCTTCGACGTAGCATGGCTTCAGCCTCGGCGTTGAAAGGAGAGGATGGACGACGTCTCCGTCTGCTTTGTCGCCGACTAGAACTCCGTCGTTGCATGATCTCACATGCTGAAGCAGAATATTCATCCTCGTTGGCCTCTTCCTCTAAAATTCATTAAGTATTCACattttatatctataaattaaattccctatacatttattatattatgtattacatatatgtacgactttacaaaaattcttaaattttttcaGAACTCTTAAAAACTTCTTACTGATCCATCTACCTTCATacaacaattaatttttatgtaagtaatagaatattttgacAAAAATAGCGATTTATTTCTCTGATAAATTTGTTgtgataaatttgataaattattttctacaatGAATTAATATGGATCATTAAAAACATCATTCAGAATGATATGAATTATATTAGTAAAtgatttgtttaatttacaaatacaGACCAGTTATAGAGATTCTCTGCATATCGGTGCAGTTCTTCACGTCAATGgtatttctctcttctttcctcgCTTGATTTGAGCAACTTTCCCTCTGATTACCCTCGTCTTCGGTGACAACAAATGTAACTGATCGTTCAACCGATGATTGCAGAGAAGTAGCTTCCACCTACAGCAGAAGGCAAAACCGGGAAACTAGTTGCATGAATTTCACCCGTAAATCATCCATTCTCACGCCACGTACTGTGCACACAATAGGCACAAGCGATTGATTATCGAATGATAACGTCGAACTCAATTTTAAGTGTataattcttattaaattCCACGTCCCTGTTGTAAACTCCACTTTAGAAAACTTTTTCATTGAACGTATCTTCTAAGGCtattaattagaaaagaaactaacacttttattgttatatcGCAGAGGAAGCtttaaatgaagaaaaaggaaatttgtCGATGATAAAAGACACCAACTTGGATGTTAATAAAACTGGAAGATTGCAAGTTAATAAGACGATGATTAGAGATGAAGTGAGGTCGATGGATAGGAAGGAACTGACATCGTGTCAATGGGAAAGAACCTGGTCATTCCCTGGTGAAACCATCCCTCCGTTAAAATCTATAAGTTGCCTGTAATGCTTGCTTTACTCGATATCGGGGACGTCGTGTTTCCGTCCACGACGCAAATCCTCGAAATCACGAAAGGTCGTATATTAGGAGCAAGTAGATACTTCGTTTAACGATCAGACAGTTTGTTAAGTATATATCGTGATGGTTATAGGACAAACGTGTTTTCTAATGATGTTCCAATTTACCTTCAGAAAACAAATAGTTTTAAGAGTTAACTTTAATAGGTTTAAATAGCTTTAAGACAAAGGAGATGATTTGTTtcttatataacattatcaataacaaatttataaacaagattcttttatcattatgctattattatatttatttgtcttacactattattataaaaatgattgatTCCTAaaatctatattattattataattcttattaatttttaaactcaTAATGTCcttctatcttttttcttctttgtctcCTTtgtaaaagtaagaaaaatatagaatttaccttatttataaaataatcaagTATTGAATTctaaatgtttataatttttattttcaggaATATGGATTTCTTGCATGGATCAATCATCGATGGCAAGAGCTTAACAAGATGTCAATGTAAATATTCAGAGGCACGAGGTCACATGCGACGTGCCGCGCCCTAGATACTCATCGTGCTCACGTATAACTCACATTCTTCACGTGACCCCACCCTGCGCTTCATAGATAATCATTCTTCCTTCCTAATCTCGCGTCGCGTAGCACGCGAGATCTGTAGACTCCTGAAAATCACTCTCTCCCTTTTCATCTACTATTTACTCTTGGGACCCCCGAAATGAGATTTGTGAAGAGCCACGAAACGCCACGTTATCGTTATCAGTCATTTTTATGACACACCTTCGTAAAAATGAGTCATCTGTCTAGAGAAGCAGGTAATTTAAACAAGTCTTAGAATtgaattatatgtatgtatcatTTTAATCTATACCAACTGAAATTTGAATCTAAATATGACATATTTCCgatcttttaaatttcaaacttttacGCTTTCTCATTATATATCACACATACCTATGTTAATatgtcatttttaatattgcatataattgtattgtaattgtatttttaatattgcatataaatatattattttattgctttattttattatttaagaaattgtgTTGAGTTTAGTAGTATTCCATTGAAGATGATTACCGTAGTCTTTTCTCAAAACTAGTACAAAAGACGCAGTTATAGGGACTAGCATTAATGTGGAAATACGTGTGCAAGAACTTCACTTTGCAAAATTAATTTGCTAATTGGTAGGGGTATAATCTTATTAGTCACTAAACTatctgaaaatttatcgaaccCAATGACAGCTTTGATACTCACGCAATGTCACTCTTTACCGTCGACAAACacatttgttaattaaacgGGCGTaacacaaataaaaattcttgctTTCTgttttttcaatcttttaatTGCTTTTTTGTTCTTCAAGATTAAAGgaatgtatttaattaattcttcattGTAGTACAgactcttttatttatttcagaaaACATATGTTTGAACCTTACCTGCAGAGAAGGTATCGATAATGGTATCGATTGTATTCGAGATCGAGACGCAGTATTCGATCTTAAAATTCCAGAAATTTTCTCCGTGGATTCCTGTTTCGTACTTTCCTCCATATCTATATTCACAATTGAAGAATTATTTCACTATATTAAACTGGTCAAATTGccaaataaaaagagaaacggtGATCTTTCGCGGTTTATTCTTATTGGAAACCAATCATTACATCcgcaaaattttcaataaatttcagtttattaaaatttaatcgttACTTCACTAAAACTTTAAATGCTTTTTCTGAAGATAtttcttgttatttttattattgacaAACTTTAAGCTAAGTAACACATCAAGTTAAAAAGTTttacttataaattttataaatatgtttaaaaaaatttttatgaaagtttGTATAAGACAAAATACAAGTATGTATATCTTTCAAGAGTTAAATTGTTCTGCTCTTTTTAAGGTCTGCTAATATACTGATTACCATAAAGGCAGGAAAGTAGGAGCACTGTCAGAATAGTGAGCTACACAGCATGATTACCCTATTAATACTGAAACATACTAACACGTATTAAATTGCAAGCCATTAATAGTATCAGATACAGTGGAAAGGATATCATCATTTATGAGGATATTAAATGCATCCTGACTGTAAAGGTAAATTAAACACGTCGATATTTCACAGAGCATTTTATTTACTGGCcattgcaatttttaaatatactttctGATGGCTTCAACGTTTTCATAAACCAATTGtttatcttaatttattttaattgcgaGTTTAACATGTCAGAgctacatatttatatactctTCTGAATTCAACATATAGatttgtctttttctttttacgttcattaatttttccatacatacaatacaaaaagaattttcttccCCAAGAAATATGTTggataaaatttataagaattaaCACCAAATTAAATCTGCATCTTTCTATTTTACAGTACAGAGTTCGACTTGTAAAATTAGTTATAGATGTGTAATAAGTATGTACAAGAatgatatactttatatacacTTATTTGTCACACGCTGATCACAAATTGTTTGCTCGCTTGTTGTAAATACACTTTATTAAAAGCTCTACTCTTTTGGCACGAGTTCGCCAAATCTAAAGGATACACTAAATTTATACTTTCCGCTATCAATGTCTGATTTTATCATTCGAAAAAAGACTGTTAACAACCATTTGGAACTGTTATTTCTGTTTGTTACGTCGATAATTAAAATCCCACCTCCTATGAACACTCTACAGCGTTTATAAAGAAAACAACGCATCTACACGCTTCACTTAGTCcttacatttaataataagCTTACTTGGGCAGAACTTTTGTGTGTAGACAATGGTTTTGGTTATATTTAAAACCAAGAATAATTGTAACAacagttaattaattttgattgcattataatatagaCAGTTTATATAGCGGCCAAACAATCAACTCCAAATTAATTCGCGATCCAAAACATActacaaaatatagaaaagaaaacattattttttataaaaagcgTTCTACCCAAGAGATGATATGTTTAGTAGACAGTACAATTTTTCAGAAACTACTCTGGAAAAGATCTTTTATCACTTGGTTGTATGTCTCGCCCAGGTAGTCCTGTGCACTTCGGACATTAGATCATTTCTTGGAGGCAAACGAGCACTGGTTGTGCGAGACGGCGGTGGACCAGGAGTTCTTAATATGGTAGCCAAGTTTTTCTGATTTTGTAAACTTTGTTTATTCGATGCTTGACCGTTGGAGTTTTCTTTGGTTGGCGATTGCTTAGGTGTTGTATCTAAGCGTTTACCCTGAGGCGGAGGATCCAACACAATTGGTGGAATTTCGTCATGCAGATTGATTCGATCCTGCTTACTCTTTGTCTCCTGAACTACGTGGCTGACGTTCCTTTCGCCTGTACAGGGTAAAGGTTTAATAAATGTTGTCTTCAACTCCGTAGTCTCTGAACTTCCGATATAATTATCTACTTTGTGCGTCATTATGGGTGATGAACAGAAACTGTTTGGTTGAGAAGCTCTTAATGACATGGAATTCGGAGATAACTGGGCTGAGCtctgtaaattaaaaaaaattgtacaagttATGTATATTTTGCTGAATTTCGTtagaattaatattagaatttaCTTACGGCTGGCCTATTATTAGGAGGTACAACAAGATTGGGACCCATTGTATAAGGAGAAGGCGTGTTATAAGGTGACCTTTGAGGCTGATATGGACTTATGTTGTGCAGCCTTTCTAGGAGTTGTGTTTGAAACTGTAACTGATCTGCTGGACAACTATTTCCTTGTATTCCTATTGTATTCAAACCTCCAGGGTATAAGGAATCTGGTGGATAAGAGTAGTATGGAGATGGTGGATCCAGTTCCCATGGTGAACTTTGGCCTCCTGTTCGTTGGCACTGTTTAGAAGGTaatgatattaaaacattcttctagaaaatatgtaaaagaatggataattagaaatattaatgtttaatacattcaaatattcaaaattttcactttttaattatcctagcattttcacattttataaatttagtgAGGCAAAAATTTAGAATGTGAAACGTTAAGGAAGAATGAAAATAGTTGATTACCTgaaattctacatttttaattctgaTGCATGCTTTGTAAGAATTCAAAAATTGGCAACGTTACCTAGCATTTGTTGGTAGCACAAAATCCAAAATCCCGTGCGAAGACCTGTTACATAACATCGTCACACCGGCGCTTAGCACGATTATTGGATTAGCGATTTAGCTTTAACGTCAGCATTAAATTGCTATCTTCCGGCCGAGCAATCTAGGATGAAACGCGTCGCTCATAAGCAATACTGTTTTCACGTGTTTCAAAGTTTAACCGCTCATACAGTTTCCTTAAAAGGATTAAAAAGTTCCTTTGTGAAATATGCTTAAACTTATCACGTATACTTAACAACGTCTTTTTTCCATCACAGCGTTTAAATTTTGTTCCACTATTTTTTGAGCAATTACTATTCatactaaataaattataagatcAGATTTCTTGGTGTAAATGGTATATATCCATTTGCGGATTGATACTATTTACATTCAGGTATCttaattatgttaaaatataaaatctttcaTGAACgcaaaacaatattttaaaaaacataatCATGAATGTGCatgcaaaaaaaaaactagaacattcaatttgaattatagcaaatacttttaaacatacatttagtcgtattttatctaaaaataaaatgacagAACGTAATCAAGTGGTACAAACAAAGAACAAtcgcaattttaataaatgtaaaaagtaaagaaaagcACGCATTCTCAATTCTACagtaaacaaattaaaatacttgTAACACATTTCTTGATACAAAAACAGTCTCGCTTGCTCGATGACAGgtgcaaaatataaaaaatgtgcataaattgttttattaagaAGATCTCTAAAAGATGCGTCAGTACAAAAGGCATTAcggtataaaaaaagaaaagaaaaacagagaaaatacaaaatacagtgCTAAACGTTAATTGGAATGCAACGTTCGCAGGCATACGGCTTGCTGGCTGTTGAACACTCGTGTCATGGTATTCGGTAGAGCGTTACCTGGCCGAGGTTCGACAGATCAGGAACGGTGGTAGTTTGTTGCATCGTCGCTGAGCCAGGCAACTGAGGCTGTGAAGTTACGTGACCACTCGAGATTCTTTCTTGCTCTCGAAGATGGCCGACTAACGCACCTATATGCTCTAGAAGTTCTTTGTTTTGCATCAGCAATTGATGCGTCCTGGCCTAAAacataaaacataataaatatttggtaTCATGTTTAATTGAGCTTGGCAGTATGTATTAACAGTAACAAGTAGTTATTATTATCTGTTGATAGAAGATAAAACACGACATGATATGAATGAGATATAGACATAGATAAAACATAAGTACTTAGTATTATATTTGATTCAGCTTATCAGTATCTACTAGCAATAACAAATAGCTACTACTGTCTGttgataatatttacaaaatctaaaaatatataccggTGTCTCTTGATGTTTATTACTGTCcacaaatttttttacaaactttacaaattttataaacttcgCTAATGCTTGCTTGtaaattatcaataaaattaGTAATAACTATCTGGTCTAACATGTGTCAACATTTATTAACATTGCAAATCGGTATTTTCTATTGTCATAcaaacaatattaattatgCTTATCAGTACTTACACCTGCTAGTATATATTTACTCTAATTActtttactattactttactttattacgattattttttcaattatatgtatgtatctgATAACCTTAATTAATATCTATACAAAGCAGATGATAATACGTTAATTCTAATACtgataaatcaatattttcagATGTGACACAATCGACAGACGGCCTATAAGCAAAGCAGCGCATCATCACTTACTTGAGCTTCGACTCGAGCTGCTGTTTCAGCCGCGAGCTGATCCTGAAGCAGTCGCGCATGGGCAACAGCGGCTCTGGTCTGTTGGCTCTGTTGCTCTAATCGTTCTCGCAACAGTTGAATTTCGTGCTTCAGAGCAGTTAATTCGCCTCCAACCAGTAAGCCTCCGCAATCGGAGGTCACCGTGCCCTATACAtgagattaaattattaattattatttataaattattagagaattatttataaatctaCTTATGTCCAATGTATCTtaaaagagaattttaagaTAGACTAgcgtattattaatattatatgacgatTCAACTTACCGATGGCGATTGTCTAATAGGGGAGGTAGACGCTGTGGTCGCTGGAATTTCATGCGTCCTCAGAAGGCAAGGAACGGTCGTCTGTTCCGGTACCGAATCTTCTACGTCCCCTAATAGCGATATatctaaaatacaatatagtttttaattttcatttggaAAATTCATAACGAATAAACTGTAGTCGTTTATgcaatttcacatttttatgaacgtaactaaagaaatgaaggtagaaatagatatttttaaatttctcaaaaatgcataaacatccatAGTTCAATAATGAAGAAGgagaaatattacatttgCAAGAATCTTTTAACTTTATAGTTTCCAACATTATgagagaattaaaaacagtGTAAAGAATATTATGATTCATTAATACGTCATTAAATGAAAAACTAATTGAGAAAAGTAAAttgctttctttttatagTTGAACAGAAGTCGGGATGTTAAACCTTTATGCACAGAAGACGGCGACGGTTGCGACTGTTCATTCGGAATTTCGTCTTGATCCTCGTAAACGTCACGATGATTCTCACCGtgctccctctctctctctttctccccccGGTCCCGTTCTTCCGTGGCGTTGTTTAAACTTAATTTATGGCACACCTCGAAAGCCTGTCCTACCGTTCTGACCACCCTCATCGCTTGACTCTAACGAAATCCAACTTTTTCAATTGAACGTACAagtaagtataatatttagagGTGACGAGGGCTAATTGTCGCATAGCATGCAGATATTAAGGCGAATTTGTGCCTGATCATGAAACTTCAAGTACTGAAAGATCAAAATTCGACGCAAGCATGTTGGAACTTACAAATACTTTAGAGTTTTAAGGATAATTTCAGTCTAGTGaaaaacataataatttaaaacgtcAAAAGTCTGGGGATTCCGAATTTTCAGAAGATTAACATTTAAAATCCAAGTTgccaaattttgaaataattaattttaatcttccaaaattcaaaatatgcaaatttttgAACTTCAGATTtgtaaatttccaaattcCTGTAAGACTTTTGCATCTCCAAAtccttaaattttcaaatttctggATTTTCTAATTCATAAACAATTAAATCTCTTGATCTCCAAATTATTgaacctttttatttttaaattcccaAATGctcaaattttgaatttttcaaacatttgcgtctccaaatatttcaatttcgaaaaCATTAAGATTTTAACGTTCCCCTAATTCCTTAGTGGGGGCTTCTGGATGCTAAAATATTCACTCGCCACAAACTTCAATCTAATTCTAAACTTAAACCTAAACCATCTGAACTGCATTCAAAAACACTTTGATATAGCAATGTCCCAATTCCTACCAAACCTAATCTCCACCAAACTTCATTTCCAAAATCAAAAAGTCCAactataaacaaaaaaaaaatcaaaaaaaaatacaaaaggaaatgctataaaaaatttgactccataaataaaaattaaaacatataatagTACAATTTATTCCTGCACGATGTTCTCCATCGGCCACGACATCTCGTGGCTCTTctctacttttcttttttcattacaGGAGCGGGACAACCTTACCCCATAAACGGCGTTATTCGTAAGCGTACACCTTTACCTCGAGCTCTTCGAGGTCATCGTTCTCCTCCTCAAAGGGGTTCTCATCGAAGCTAAAATCGACGCTTGTGGTCGAATGCATCAACTGAAGAGGCGGAGGTTTTGTCTTTTTAAAAGGTTTCTTCAACTTCAGATAGTTGAATATTTCAGGTTCCTTGAACGAGAGTTTCTTCCTGGGCTTCGGGGTGGTCTCGACGCCAGAAGGACTAGCTGGACCGGAACTAGGGGACACTGCTGTCTCAGAGTTCGTTTGCTTCGAGTTCTTCAGCATGGTTGGTACGTGTTGCGCTTTTATGATGAGGATTTATTCAATAAGTAACACTAATACTTTTTTCAGAAGACActgtatgtatacgtataacaTGGTGGAAGTTTATGGTCCTCTTATGGAGTTCATTTTTGTTCTACATTGAATGGCATGTTTCCTTTTATACTCTTATCTTTTTGGATGCATTCAATAGTGAGTTTATTGTAAACAGCATGCTGTAATTTGAGGACGgtgataatagaataattatacgGTGAACGAACAATTTTGgtttatggaaatatttaattataatcgcaaaggattaattattaataataatttattattaaattcttatttaaaagaGTACATACCTATATCTTGAGAATACATTTagagaatatgaaaattttgtaactttAACACACGGACTTCGACTAACTTTAATTATTGCAACTAAAATTTTACCCGCCATTAATTTTATGAACAATATTCTTCACTAAAGATATGTTTCTAATTCTACTTAACCAATTCCAATCCAATCATCATTCCCGCCCTAATTTACATCACAAGAGATAAgcaatttaacaaaaattcaatttccagCTCTTCCCAGTTTAAACGCTTTACAACTTCTCTGTGCAATACATATGCTAAAGCTTCGTTTTCAATTTCAGCGAGTCAAACGAATCCGATCATCGAGGTATTACCATTCTCAAAAAGTATCTAATCCTCGTAAATGAAACGGGAACTCGAATAACCGCGAATCATGATCCGTTGGAAGCGATAAATGGTGtaacgaaatttatttcaaatacaaGCGCCGGCGAAGAATCGATATTTACGTGTTGTAGCGTAGCTGGACGATTCCATTTATAAACAGCCGACCGGCCGGTGTGGACCCGACAACTGGCAAA
It includes:
- the LOC139995550 gene encoding transmembrane channel-like protein, which codes for MQRISITEEEANEDEYSASACEIMQRRSSSRRQSRRRRRPSSPFNAEAEAMLRRRSSVYTISSGETVISIEESGSQEQIFEKLKMHKEVLSGVKQQAWPLCRKIKLVRQAKSYVRRHEGVLQERLAHTRSTKDVIARISLFITKKWQYCRREMVNLQTWLVPWELRIKEIESHFGSAVASYFTFLRWLFWINLVMTVILTAFVAIPEILIADRAAAGERKIMLNEEKIKSKHLLTLWEFEGILRYSPFFYGWYTNQDSGSGYRLPLAYFVTNLVIYIYSFVAILRKMAKNSRLSKLTEKDDECVFSWKLFTGWDFMIGNTETAHNRTASIVLGFKEALLEEAEKEKDKRNWRIISMRIFVNTSVIALFGLSAYAVVKMVVRSSEQLEQTNWWRQNEITVVLSLITYVFPSIFEILGLLESYHPRKQLRLQLARIMVLNLLNFYSLIFALFEKINSMKQDLEYVQETIKNCKYISIECDDSMKKSQQVVTLASLSLILANNVTAMQYRSELPETTLPPFSFLPASLYLNPILDEKSLEEIYNVGDYSSLDYTYDNYDDITSNELNKSASISTENITEETNFTTQMFEQNDTFEATTIFTIFENLTEISFTNFTEETDSSSMTSIFFNESTAYSETIEERDYNISTSTNTISSIITEDYNETFPTKTEEFITLSSVSSQINDTSEYSVITTLNTNTEYSMNTITFNRESRIESTDKISTIDRSSTTLHEGVIPLSEKDYVTKCFEKICTTITQNTTSSPNQKKLRRLCWETMFGQELAKLTVMDLILSIVSTLSIDFFRAVFVRYMNNCWCWDLEKQFPQYGDFKIAENILHLVNNQGIIWMGMFFSPGLTALNLLKLGILMYLRSWAVLTCNVPHEVVFRASRSNNFYYALLLTMLCLYILPVGYAIVWVKPSWDCGPFSGYEKIYHLATKQLTDSLPDPINRCLDYIASPGIIIPLIVLMILIIYYMVSLTNSLREANNDLKIQLRHERTEERRKLFKIVKKREELSDSSFLKWKRMLPALSKRSAKTRTAKGKRRDLIINEVIIIELLMKL